A single window of Nicotiana sylvestris chromosome 5, ASM39365v2, whole genome shotgun sequence DNA harbors:
- the LOC104210610 gene encoding uncharacterized protein isoform X1, protein MTPSKQWMQLVDNRLDEAYLIGVQKFLDYALRTTGESYEIRCPYVKCCNTTLGTRETVESHLKVYGIIKNYTFWYHHGEVLGEPLSELEDEDDNEVEEYESEDEIEEILRDLYPNHDRSTADIGCDDLLQEEPNVEAKRFYSLLRDFEKPLYQNSKISKLFTLIKLLHIKSMGCWSNESFTMLLKMLKDELLPDEADLPNSYYEAKKVIRNLGLSYYKIDACINDCMLYWKEDNLLDSCKICGASRWKINKHSGEAKNKKGKKIVAKSLCYFPLKPRLQRLFMSTKTSSLMTWHHDKRVDDGIMRHPADSMAWKSFDELHLSFAAEPRNVRLGLASDEFQPFRNSKTLYSIWPVVLIPYNLPPWLCMKQENFIMSMLIPGPDCPGDAIDIYLQPLIEELNEL, encoded by the coding sequence ATGACACCAAGTAAGCAATGGATGCAGCTTGTTGATAATCGGCTCGATGAAGCCTATTTAATTGGGGTGCAGAAGTTTTTAGATTATGCTCTTAGAACAACAGGAGAATCGTATGAAATACGATGTCCCTATGTCAAATGTTGTAACACAACATTAGGAACACGCGAGACAGTCGAGTCACATTTGAAAGTATATggaataataaaaaattatactttttggtaTCACCATGGAGAAGTTTTAGGTGAGCCACTGTCGGAACTTGAAGATGAAGATGATAATGAAGTAGAAGAATACGAGAGTGAGGATGAAATAGAAGAAATTTTGAGAGATCTATATCCTAATCATGATAGAAGCACTGCAGATATTGGTTGTGATGATTTACTTCAAGAGGAACCGAATGTTGAAGCCAAAAGATTTTACAGTCTATTGAGGGATTTTGAGAAGCCACTAtaccaaaactcaaaaatttcaaAGCTTTTCACTTTGATTAAATTGCTTCACATAAAAAGTATGGGTTGCTGGAGCAATGAGTCATTTACAATGCTATTAAAAATGTTAAAGGATGAGTTGTTGCCCGATGAAGCGGATTTGCCAAATTCATATTATGAGGCAAAGAAGGTAATTCGGAATCTTGGGCTTTCCTACTATAAGATTGATGCTTGTATAAATGATTGCATGTTATACTGGAAGGAGGATAATTTACTTGATTCTTGTAAAATTTGTGGTGCATCCAGATGGAAAATAAATAAACATAGCGGGGAAGCCAAGAATAAAAAAGGCAAAAAGATAGTAGCTAAGAGTTTGTGCTATTTTCCATTAAAGCCTAGACTTCAAAGGTTGTTTATGTCTACAAAGACATCTTCTCTAATGACATGGCATCATGATAAAAGAGTTGATGATGGAATAATGAGGCACCCAGCTGATTCAATGGCTTGGAAATCATTTGATGAACTTCATCTCTCATTTGCGGCCGAGCCTCGTAATGTTCGACTTGGACTTGCTAGTGATGAATTTCAGCCATTTCGCAATTCAAAAACCTTATATAGCATTTGGCCGGTGGTACTTATTCCTTATAATTTACCACCTTGGTTGTGTATGAAACAAGAAAATTTTATTATGTCAATGCTTATTCCTGGTCCAGATTGTCCAGGAGATGCAATTGACATATATCTTCAACCTTTGATAGAGGAACTAAATGAGTTATGA